From one Streptobacillus felis genomic stretch:
- a CDS encoding DNA cytosine methyltransferase, protein MDNKITYVSLFSSAGVGCYGFKENGFECVATCELIESRINIQKYNEKCKYESGYILGDVSDEIIRNKLFKEIDFWKINEGIKGIDVVIATPPCQGMSTANYKKNNEKHRNSLVVEAIKIINEIKPKVFVFENVRSF, encoded by the coding sequence ATGGATAATAAAATAACTTATGTAAGTCTATTTAGTAGTGCAGGAGTAGGATGCTACGGTTTTAAAGAAAATGGTTTTGAATGTGTAGCAACCTGTGAATTAATAGAATCTAGAATTAATATACAAAAATATAATGAAAAATGTAAATACGAATCAGGATATATTTTAGGAGATGTGTCAGATGAAATTATAAGAAATAAACTTTTTAAAGAAATAGATTTTTGGAAGATAAATGAAGGAATAAAAGGTATAGATGTTGTTATAGCAACACCTCCATGTCAGGGGATGTCTACTGCAAATTATAAAAAAAATAATGAAAAACATAGAAATAGTTTGGTTGTAGAAGCAATTAAAATTATTAATGAAATAAAACCTAAAGTATTTGTTTTTGAAAACGTTAGATCATTT